A window from Herbaspirillum sp. meg3 encodes these proteins:
- a CDS encoding MFS transporter, translating to MAVTSQNSTSKASKIQLFSISSPQMRAFHLTWMAFFVCFFAWFACAPLMPVIKGQLGLTIEQIANINIAAVAVTILVRLIIGPMCDRFGPRKTYTGLLLIGAIPVIGVGFSQSYESFLFFRLCIGAVGASFVITQYHTSVMFAPNVVGTANAATAGWGNAGGGVAQGLMPLLLTAMLMLGVGDYLGWRVALLVPGLLMLVMAALYWHFTQDCPQGNFEELRAAGITIDSGKKGGWASFRAASANYRVWMLFVTYGACFGVEIFIHNIAAIYYVDHFGLSLKSAGIAAASFGLLALFARALGGIISDKVALRGGLNRRATLLFVMMLGEGLGLLWFAHAGSVTLAVIAMLCFGLFTHMACGATYALVPFIDRKALGGVAGIIGAGGNVGAVLAGFLMKGLGNTQQTLSMLGVLVTVSALCAIAVRFTATDKSDEPALAVPANNIPA from the coding sequence ATGGCCGTGACTTCTCAAAACAGCACCAGCAAGGCAAGCAAGATCCAGCTCTTCTCGATCAGTTCGCCGCAAATGCGCGCCTTCCATCTGACATGGATGGCTTTCTTCGTCTGCTTCTTTGCCTGGTTCGCCTGCGCGCCGCTGATGCCTGTCATCAAGGGCCAACTCGGCCTGACCATCGAACAGATTGCCAACATCAATATCGCCGCCGTCGCCGTGACAATCCTGGTGCGCCTGATCATCGGCCCGATGTGCGATCGCTTCGGCCCACGCAAGACCTACACCGGCCTGCTGCTGATCGGCGCCATTCCTGTGATCGGCGTCGGCTTTTCGCAAAGCTATGAGAGCTTCCTGTTCTTCCGCCTTTGCATCGGTGCGGTCGGCGCCAGTTTCGTGATCACGCAATACCACACCTCGGTGATGTTCGCTCCCAATGTCGTCGGTACCGCCAATGCGGCAACTGCTGGCTGGGGCAATGCAGGCGGCGGTGTGGCGCAAGGTCTGATGCCATTGTTGCTGACGGCCATGCTGATGCTGGGCGTGGGCGACTACCTAGGCTGGCGCGTGGCGCTGCTGGTGCCGGGCTTGCTGATGCTGGTGATGGCGGCACTGTATTGGCATTTCACCCAGGATTGCCCGCAAGGCAATTTCGAGGAGTTGCGCGCTGCCGGCATCACTATCGATAGCGGCAAAAAAGGCGGCTGGGCAAGTTTCCGCGCGGCCAGCGCCAACTACCGCGTGTGGATGCTGTTTGTCACCTATGGCGCTTGCTTCGGCGTGGAAATCTTCATCCACAACATCGCCGCTATTTATTACGTGGATCACTTCGGCCTGTCTTTGAAGAGTGCCGGCATTGCTGCTGCAAGCTTTGGTTTGCTGGCGCTGTTTGCACGCGCGCTGGGAGGCATCATCTCCGACAAGGTAGCACTGCGTGGCGGCCTCAATCGCCGCGCCACCCTGCTGTTCGTGATGATGCTGGGCGAAGGCCTCGGCCTGTTGTGGTTTGCCCATGCAGGCAGCGTCACGCTGGCGGTCATCGCGATGTTGTGCTTTGGCCTGTTCACACACATGGCCTGCGGTGCGACGTATGCGCTGGTGCCCTTTATTGATCGCAAAGCACTGGGCGGCGTGGCCGGCATCATCGGCGCGGGCGGCAACGTCGGCGCGGTGCTGGCGGGCTTCCTGATGAAAGGTCTGGGCAATACGCAACAGACACTGAGCATGCTCGGTGTGCTGGTGACGGTGTCGGCGCTGTGCGCCATCGCGGTACGTTTCACTGCTACCGACAAGAGCGACGAGCCTGCGCTTGCCGTTCCTGCCAACAATATTCCCGCCTGA
- the nirB gene encoding nitrite reductase large subunit NirB yields the protein MNIIVIGHGMVGHKFLESLAESGASNINVTVLCEEPRPAYDRVHLSEFFAGKTADDLSLVAPGFFDAGKSSIHFDLKLNAKAQNIDIVAKTVTVNINGEVKTMSYDKLVMATGSYPFVPTVAGNQRKDCFVYRTIEDLEAMLECGKRSKTGVVIGGGLLGLECAKALRDMNLETHVVEFAPRLMAVQVDESGGRILRQKIQDLGVTAHTQKNTLEIVDGKTGTHRMNFEDGTHLDTDMIVFSAGIRPRDELARESGIKVGDRGGIVIDNSCVTSDPNIYAIGECALWNGKIFGLVAPGYDMARTAAKHVLAHLNDAADSIPQFNGADMSTKLKLMGVDVASIGDPHGKEAGSRSFQFTDERKQIYKKIVVSESGKHLLGAVMVGDAAEYGTLLQMMLNRIELPESPEFLILPQADGKTKVGLGVDALPDSAQICSCNNVSKGQLCAAVASGVTNIGDLKSCTKAGTACGGCVPLVTQVMKAEMKKQGLAVNNHVCEHFAYSRQELHHLVRVNKIKSFGDLLTQHGKGLGCDVCKPVTANILASCWNDFVLKKEHASLQDSNDYFLGNIQKDGTYSVVPRMAGGEVTPDGLIAVGQIAKKYGLYTKITGGQRVDLFGARVEQLPDIWEELIAAGFETGHAYGKSLRTVKSCVGSTWCRYGVDDSVGLAIELENRYKGLRSPHKIKFGVSGCTRECAEAQGKDVGIIATEKGWNLYVCGNGGMKPRHAELIASDLDKTSLVRYIDRFLMFYVRTADRLQRTSTWRDNLEGGLDYLKSVVIDDKLGIAAELEADMQHVVDTYECEWKKAVNDPETRKRFRHFVNSKEADQNVKFVDERGQIRPATVAERKLIDIPVVAEAI from the coding sequence ATGAACATCATCGTCATTGGCCACGGCATGGTCGGTCACAAGTTTCTGGAATCGCTCGCCGAAAGCGGTGCGTCCAATATCAACGTCACCGTACTGTGTGAAGAGCCGCGTCCGGCCTACGACCGCGTGCATCTGTCCGAATTCTTCGCCGGCAAAACCGCCGACGATCTGTCGCTGGTGGCGCCCGGTTTTTTTGATGCCGGCAAAAGCAGCATCCACTTCGATCTGAAGCTCAACGCCAAGGCGCAGAACATCGATATCGTCGCCAAGACCGTGACCGTCAACATCAACGGCGAAGTCAAAACCATGTCTTACGACAAGCTCGTGATGGCAACCGGTTCCTACCCTTTTGTCCCGACCGTCGCGGGTAACCAGCGCAAGGATTGCTTTGTCTACCGCACTATCGAAGATCTGGAAGCGATGCTCGAATGCGGCAAGCGTTCAAAGACCGGCGTGGTCATTGGCGGCGGTCTGCTCGGTCTGGAATGCGCCAAGGCATTGCGCGACATGAACCTGGAAACCCATGTCGTCGAATTCGCGCCACGCCTGATGGCGGTGCAGGTCGACGAAAGCGGCGGCCGCATCCTGCGTCAAAAGATCCAGGATCTCGGCGTCACGGCGCACACGCAAAAGAACACGCTGGAAATCGTCGACGGCAAGACCGGCACCCACCGCATGAATTTTGAAGACGGCACGCACCTCGACACCGACATGATCGTGTTCTCGGCCGGCATCCGTCCTCGCGATGAGCTGGCGCGCGAATCGGGTATCAAGGTCGGCGACCGCGGCGGCATCGTCATCGACAACAGCTGCGTCACGTCCGATCCCAACATCTACGCCATCGGTGAATGCGCCTTATGGAACGGCAAGATTTTTGGTCTGGTCGCACCCGGCTATGACATGGCACGCACCGCCGCCAAGCACGTATTGGCACATCTGAACGACGCCGCCGACAGCATTCCGCAGTTCAACGGCGCCGACATGAGCACCAAGTTGAAGCTCATGGGAGTGGACGTCGCCAGCATCGGCGATCCGCACGGCAAGGAAGCCGGCAGCCGTTCGTTCCAGTTCACCGATGAGCGCAAACAGATCTATAAGAAGATCGTCGTCTCCGAATCCGGCAAGCATCTGCTCGGCGCTGTGATGGTCGGCGACGCGGCCGAATACGGCACTCTGCTGCAGATGATGTTGAACCGCATCGAGTTGCCGGAGTCGCCGGAATTTCTGATCCTCCCGCAAGCTGACGGCAAGACCAAGGTCGGCCTCGGCGTCGATGCCCTGCCTGACTCCGCGCAAATCTGCTCCTGCAACAACGTGTCGAAGGGCCAGCTGTGTGCCGCAGTGGCGTCCGGCGTGACCAACATCGGTGACCTCAAGAGCTGCACCAAAGCAGGTACTGCCTGCGGCGGTTGCGTGCCGCTGGTGACACAGGTGATGAAGGCCGAGATGAAGAAGCAAGGCCTGGCCGTCAACAACCACGTCTGCGAACACTTCGCCTACTCGCGCCAGGAGTTGCACCATCTGGTGCGCGTGAACAAGATCAAGAGCTTCGGCGACCTGCTGACGCAACACGGCAAAGGTCTCGGTTGCGACGTCTGCAAACCGGTCACCGCCAACATCCTGGCCTCGTGCTGGAATGACTTCGTGCTCAAAAAAGAACACGCCAGCCTGCAGGATTCCAACGACTACTTCCTCGGCAACATCCAGAAGGACGGCACCTATTCCGTCGTGCCACGCATGGCCGGCGGTGAAGTGACGCCGGACGGCCTGATCGCGGTCGGCCAGATCGCCAAGAAGTATGGCCTCTACACCAAGATCACCGGCGGCCAGCGCGTCGACCTGTTCGGTGCCCGCGTCGAGCAATTGCCGGACATATGGGAAGAACTGATCGCCGCCGGTTTTGAAACCGGCCACGCCTACGGCAAGTCGCTGCGTACGGTCAAATCCTGCGTCGGCTCGACCTGGTGCCGTTACGGTGTTGACGACAGCGTCGGCCTCGCAATCGAGCTGGAGAATCGTTACAAAGGCCTGCGCTCGCCGCACAAGATCAAGTTCGGCGTATCGGGCTGCACGCGCGAGTGTGCCGAAGCGCAAGGCAAGGATGTCGGCATCATCGCCACCGAAAAAGGCTGGAACCTGTATGTCTGCGGCAACGGCGGTATGAAGCCGCGCCATGCCGAACTGATCGCCTCCGATCTCGACAAGACATCGCTGGTGCGCTACATCGACCGTTTCCTGATGTTCTACGTGCGTACGGCGGATCGCCTGCAACGCACCAGTACCTGGCGCGACAACCTGGAAGGCGGCCTTGACTACCTGAAGAGCGTGGTCATCGACGACAAGCTGGGCATTGCCGCCGAACTGGAAGCCGACATGCAGCACGTGGTCGACACCTATGAATGCGAATGGAAGAAAGCAGTCAACGATCCGGAAACACGCAAGCGCTTCCGCCATTTCGTCAACAGCAAGGAAGCCGACCAGAACGTCAAATTTGTCGACGAGCGTGGCCAGATCCGTCCGGCCACGGTTGCCGAGCGTAAGCTGATCGATATTCCGGTGGTGGCGGAAGCAATCTGA
- the nirD gene encoding nitrite reductase small subunit NirD: protein MHSDRQIEHWIEVCDIADIVPNTGVCALINGEQIAVFHVVDANQEETRVFAIGNYDPNADASVLSRGLVGSIGERIVVASPIYKQHFDLQTGECIEAPEHSVSAYPACIDHGKVWVGA from the coding sequence ATGCATAGCGACCGACAAATTGAACATTGGATTGAAGTCTGCGATATCGCCGACATCGTTCCCAACACCGGCGTCTGCGCGCTGATCAACGGCGAGCAGATCGCGGTGTTCCACGTTGTCGATGCCAATCAGGAAGAGACCCGCGTCTTCGCCATCGGTAACTACGACCCCAACGCCGATGCGTCGGTACTCTCTCGTGGTCTGGTCGGCAGCATCGGCGAGCGCATCGTGGTCGCCTCGCCGATCTACAAGCAGCACTTTGACCTGCAGACCGGCGAATGCATTGAAGCCCCCGAACATTCGGTCAGCGCGTATCCGGCATGCATCGATCATGGCAAGGTGTGGGTGGGCGCATGA
- a CDS encoding NAD(P)/FAD-dependent oxidoreductase: protein MTVAPASAESSKKPSLVVIGNGMAGMRTVEELLKLAPDLYDITVFGAEPHGNYNRILLSPVLAGDKSIDDIMLNTREWYEQNNITLHAGDPVEKIDRRKRTVRSQAGVEIQYDRLLLATGSKPFVIPVPGHELPGVIAFRDIQDVNTMLDAARNHRHAVVIGGGLLGLEAANGLLRQGMDVTVVHVTDSLMNQQLDKPAAALLKKALEMKGLRFLLNAQTESIVGADRVTAVRFKDGSEIPADLVVMTAGVRPNIELAKGAGLHCDRAIVVDDTLQTYDPRIYAVGECVQHRKATFGLVAPIWDQARVCGAHLAGAGHRRYVQQATATKLKVTGVDLYSAGDFIAAEDTEDLVLRDPRRGIYKRLVLKGSRLIGAVLYGDVKDGPWYFDLIQKGGDISAIRHQLLFGQAICSQAQGNKAA, encoded by the coding sequence ATGACAGTCGCTCCGGCCTCTGCTGAATCTTCGAAGAAACCGTCGCTGGTGGTGATCGGCAACGGCATGGCCGGCATGCGCACGGTCGAAGAATTGCTCAAACTGGCGCCGGATCTGTACGACATCACCGTGTTCGGCGCCGAGCCGCACGGCAACTACAATCGCATTCTGTTGTCGCCGGTGCTGGCTGGCGACAAGAGCATTGACGACATCATGCTCAACACGCGTGAGTGGTATGAACAGAACAACATCACGCTGCACGCCGGCGACCCGGTTGAAAAGATCGATCGCCGCAAACGTACCGTGCGCTCGCAAGCCGGCGTTGAAATTCAGTACGACCGCCTGTTGCTGGCGACCGGCTCCAAGCCTTTCGTCATTCCGGTGCCGGGTCATGAGCTGCCGGGCGTAATCGCTTTTCGCGACATCCAGGACGTCAACACCATGCTCGACGCTGCGCGCAACCATCGCCATGCGGTGGTGATCGGTGGCGGCCTGCTCGGCCTGGAAGCTGCCAATGGCTTGCTGCGGCAAGGCATGGATGTGACCGTGGTGCACGTCACCGACAGCCTGATGAATCAGCAACTGGACAAACCTGCGGCCGCGCTACTGAAGAAGGCGTTGGAGATGAAAGGCCTGCGCTTCTTGCTGAATGCGCAGACGGAATCCATCGTCGGCGCCGATCGCGTCACGGCGGTGCGCTTCAAGGACGGTTCGGAGATCCCGGCCGATCTGGTCGTGATGACCGCCGGCGTACGTCCCAACATTGAGCTGGCGAAAGGCGCCGGCCTGCATTGCGACCGCGCCATCGTGGTTGACGATACGCTGCAAACCTACGATCCGCGCATCTACGCCGTCGGCGAATGCGTGCAACATCGCAAAGCGACCTTCGGCCTGGTCGCGCCAATCTGGGATCAGGCACGCGTCTGCGGCGCCCATCTTGCCGGCGCCGGACATCGCCGCTATGTGCAACAGGCCACTGCCACCAAACTCAAGGTCACCGGCGTCGATTTGTATTCGGCAGGCGACTTCATCGCTGCGGAAGACACCGAAGACCTCGTGCTGCGCGATCCACGCCGCGGCATCTACAAACGGCTGGTGCTCAAAGGCAGCCGGCTGATCGGCGCGGTGCTCTACGGTGACGTCAAGGACGGCCCGTGGTATTTTGACCTGATCCAGAAAGGTGGCGACATCTCCGCCATCCGTCATCAACTGCTGTTCGGCCAGGCGATCTGTAGCCAGGCCCAAGGCAACAAGGCAGCCTGA
- a CDS encoding nitrate reductase yields MNLSHIPLSTVGTKTTCPYCGVGCGVRASMQTDGKIAIAGDELHPANKGRLCVKGSALGETVDLDGRLLHPKMRDEHGDMQRVSWDAALDKVAGGLRSIIDQHGPDSVALYVSGQLLTEDYYIANKLMKGYIGSANIDTNSRLCMSSAVAGHKRAFGEDLVPICYEDLELADMVVLVGSNTAWCHPILFQRIAKAKENRPEMKLVVIDPRRTATCELSDMHLPVKPGTDVWLFNGLMSYLAHRGARDNAFVDAHTTGLGEALAIADADCADPHEVARICKVDVNDLLAFYESFANTEKVITAFSMGVNQSSAGTDKVNSIINCHLISGRIGKPGTGPFSITGQPNAMGGREVGGLANMLAAHMDLDNALHRDTVQTFWDSPRMADKPGLKAVDLFNAIEAGRIKAVWIMATNPMVSMPDANVVQRALSKCELVVASDIMEKTDTNAFAHILLPALGWGEKDGTVTNSERRISRQRTFLSAPGEARPDWQVICDVAKRMGYRGFDFAGPHAIFDEHARLSSYRNGPPQITGHSHRLFNLDGLTGMSKQQFDELQPIQWPVTRSSNADAAVTGTARLFGNHRYSHPDGKARFVATPPRGPAHLPDEEFPLTLNTGRVRDQWHTMTRTGKSARLADHVPESFVDMHPQDALRYGVREGGLARISSRWGAMVARVQHSGGIARGSVFVPIHWNSQTASDARVGALVNPVVDPVSGEPEFKHTPVNIEEFGVSWHGFILSRKALALDEITHWTRIQGRDFARYELAGRNVIADHGAWARTLLGVHDIDADWLEYEDSTAGVYRAVHVDNDRIDMCIFLSKRPDLPSRAWLASLFDKEQLEEADRVGLLIGQPIEKGADTGPTVCSCFGVGRNTICNAVREKGLKTVAEVTSCLKAGGNCGSCVPEIKKLLVETQAAETA; encoded by the coding sequence GTGAATCTCTCCCACATCCCGCTCTCGACCGTCGGCACCAAGACCACCTGCCCGTATTGCGGCGTCGGCTGCGGCGTACGCGCCTCGATGCAAACCGACGGCAAGATCGCGATTGCCGGCGACGAACTGCATCCGGCCAACAAGGGCCGCCTGTGCGTCAAAGGCTCGGCGCTCGGTGAAACAGTCGACCTCGACGGACGCCTGCTCCATCCGAAGATGCGCGATGAACATGGCGACATGCAGCGCGTGAGCTGGGATGCCGCGCTCGACAAAGTTGCGGGCGGTCTGCGCAGCATCATCGATCAGCACGGTCCGGATTCGGTTGCCTTGTATGTCTCGGGCCAATTGCTGACGGAAGACTATTACATCGCCAACAAGCTCATGAAGGGCTACATCGGCAGCGCCAACATCGATACCAATTCTCGCCTGTGCATGTCGTCGGCCGTGGCCGGTCACAAGCGTGCGTTCGGCGAAGACCTGGTGCCGATCTGCTATGAGGATCTGGAGTTGGCCGACATGGTCGTGCTGGTCGGGTCGAACACGGCCTGGTGCCACCCTATTCTTTTCCAACGCATCGCCAAGGCCAAGGAAAACCGCCCGGAGATGAAGCTGGTCGTCATCGACCCGCGCCGTACCGCGACCTGCGAACTGTCCGACATGCATCTGCCGGTCAAACCGGGCACCGACGTCTGGCTGTTCAACGGTCTGATGAGTTATCTGGCGCATCGCGGTGCGCGCGACAATGCCTTCGTTGATGCCCACACCACCGGCCTCGGCGAAGCGCTGGCGATTGCGGACGCCGATTGCGCCGATCCGCATGAAGTGGCGCGTATCTGCAAGGTCGACGTCAACGACTTGCTGGCGTTTTACGAATCGTTCGCCAATACCGAAAAAGTCATCACGGCGTTTTCAATGGGCGTCAATCAATCTTCCGCCGGCACCGACAAGGTCAACAGCATCATCAATTGCCACCTGATCAGCGGCCGTATCGGCAAGCCGGGCACGGGGCCATTTTCCATCACCGGCCAGCCCAACGCCATGGGCGGACGCGAAGTCGGCGGCCTCGCCAATATGCTGGCCGCACACATGGATCTGGACAATGCGCTGCATCGCGACACCGTGCAGACCTTCTGGGATTCGCCGCGCATGGCGGACAAGCCGGGACTCAAAGCCGTCGATCTGTTCAACGCCATTGAAGCAGGCCGTATCAAGGCGGTATGGATCATGGCGACCAATCCCATGGTCAGCATGCCGGATGCCAACGTGGTTCAGCGCGCCTTGTCAAAGTGTGAGCTGGTGGTTGCTTCCGACATCATGGAAAAGACCGATACCAATGCCTTCGCGCATATCCTGTTGCCGGCTTTGGGCTGGGGAGAAAAGGACGGCACGGTCACCAATTCAGAACGCCGCATCTCGCGCCAGCGCACCTTCTTGTCGGCGCCCGGCGAAGCGCGCCCGGACTGGCAAGTCATTTGCGATGTCGCCAAGCGCATGGGTTATCGCGGCTTCGACTTTGCCGGCCCGCATGCCATCTTTGACGAACACGCACGTCTGAGCAGCTACCGCAACGGCCCGCCACAAATCACCGGACACAGCCATCGCCTGTTCAATCTCGACGGACTGACCGGCATGAGCAAACAGCAGTTCGACGAGCTCCAACCGATACAGTGGCCGGTCACGCGCTCAAGCAATGCCGATGCCGCCGTCACTGGGACAGCCCGCCTGTTTGGCAACCATCGCTACTCCCACCCCGACGGCAAGGCGCGCTTCGTCGCGACACCACCGCGCGGACCGGCGCATCTGCCGGATGAAGAATTCCCGCTCACACTCAATACCGGCCGCGTGCGCGACCAGTGGCATACGATGACGCGCACCGGCAAGTCGGCGCGACTGGCCGATCACGTGCCGGAGTCTTTCGTGGACATGCACCCGCAAGACGCCTTGCGCTATGGCGTACGCGAAGGCGGTCTGGCGCGTATCAGTTCCCGCTGGGGCGCGATGGTGGCGCGTGTGCAGCACAGCGGCGGCATCGCGCGCGGCAGCGTCTTCGTTCCCATCCACTGGAACAGCCAGACCGCCTCGGATGCGCGCGTCGGTGCCCTTGTCAATCCCGTGGTCGATCCGGTATCGGGCGAACCTGAGTTCAAACATACGCCGGTGAACATCGAAGAATTCGGTGTCTCATGGCATGGCTTCATCCTCAGCCGCAAGGCGCTCGCGCTGGATGAAATCACGCATTGGACACGCATACAGGGCCGCGATTTTGCGCGCTACGAACTGGCCGGCCGCAATGTCATTGCCGACCACGGCGCGTGGGCGCGCACGCTCCTCGGGGTGCACGACATCGACGCCGACTGGCTTGAGTACGAAGACAGCACTGCCGGCGTCTACCGCGCGGTGCACGTCGACAATGACCGCATCGACATGTGCATCTTCCTGTCCAAGCGCCCCGATCTGCCCTCACGCGCGTGGCTGGCGAGCCTGTTCGACAAGGAACAGTTGGAAGAAGCCGACCGTGTCGGCCTGCTGATCGGTCAACCCATCGAAAAAGGCGCCGATACCGGTCCGACGGTCTGCTCCTGCTTCGGCGTGGGTCGCAATACCATCTGCAATGCGGTCCGCGAAAAAGGACTGAAGACCGTCGCTGAAGTCACCTCCTGCCTCAAAGCCGGCGGTAACTGCGGCTCCTGCGTGCCGGAGATCAAGAAGCTGCTGGTGGAGACACAGGCGGCGGAGACGGCCTGA
- a CDS encoding flavin reductase family protein, giving the protein MDEHISPVALEKAYRLLNHGPTVLVSAEHDGVDNVMAAAWACALDFAPPKITVVLDKQTKTRELVEKSHRFVIQIPNAAQLELTQAVGSASLSDDPDKLAKSGAELFRIDGHKMPFVAGCSAWLACKLIAEPHNQNTYDLFIGEVIGAWADDRIFQNGHWNFENADPKWRSLHYIAGGHYYAIGDALTAAGSTED; this is encoded by the coding sequence ATGGACGAACATATCTCTCCGGTTGCGCTGGAAAAAGCATATCGCCTGCTCAATCACGGGCCGACGGTATTGGTCTCCGCGGAACATGACGGCGTCGACAACGTCATGGCGGCGGCATGGGCGTGCGCTCTGGATTTTGCGCCGCCAAAAATCACCGTGGTGCTGGACAAGCAAACCAAGACCCGCGAACTGGTCGAAAAAAGCCATCGCTTCGTCATTCAAATTCCCAATGCGGCGCAGCTTGAGTTGACGCAGGCGGTAGGATCAGCAAGCTTGTCGGATGATCCGGACAAGCTTGCAAAAAGTGGTGCCGAGCTGTTTCGCATTGATGGCCACAAGATGCCCTTCGTTGCGGGCTGCTCCGCCTGGCTCGCCTGCAAGCTGATTGCCGAACCGCACAACCAAAACACTTACGACTTGTTCATTGGTGAAGTCATCGGTGCGTGGGCGGACGACCGCATATTTCAAAACGGTCATTGGAATTTTGAAAACGCCGACCCAAAGTGGCGCAGCCTTCATTACATCGCAGGCGGCCACTACTACGCCATCGGCGATGCACTCACTGCGGCTGGTAGCACTGAAGACTGA
- a CDS encoding 5'-methylthioadenosine/S-adenosylhomocysteine nucleosidase, translating to MPSLLNKFACTLLAGSILLAVSAAAQAEKTRCLSECKPRIGIVSAFGAEADLLLEQTQKKRDWRINGNRFTTGVLRGNPVVIVLSGVSMVNATMATQLMLDHFRVERLLMSGIAGGVNPANHVGDVIVPESWAMPMEVYWNGDGSLPAACGNAGDVSCLGLKLATENGKARPDFLVDAAGGKVSSGLFMRDSFVMTAANAPQGEFRFEFQADPEMLALARTLQPALATCGPKNPALCVAMQPTLKVGGRGISGTAFLANAGYRAYLYETLQAQLVDMETAAFAQVAYANGVPFIAFRSVSDLAGGNDFKDVGAFFGSGLAETNEANVTLAFLEAWKRRARKP from the coding sequence ATGCCCTCCTTATTGAATAAGTTTGCCTGCACGCTCCTGGCAGGCAGTATCTTGCTGGCCGTATCAGCCGCAGCGCAGGCAGAGAAAACACGCTGTCTCAGCGAATGCAAACCGCGCATCGGCATCGTCTCTGCTTTTGGCGCCGAGGCAGATCTTCTGCTTGAGCAGACACAGAAAAAACGCGACTGGCGTATCAACGGCAATCGATTCACGACGGGCGTGTTACGCGGCAACCCCGTGGTCATCGTGCTCAGCGGCGTGAGCATGGTCAACGCCACGATGGCGACACAACTGATGCTGGATCATTTCCGCGTCGAACGGCTCCTCATGAGCGGCATTGCCGGCGGCGTGAACCCTGCCAATCACGTTGGCGATGTGATCGTACCGGAGAGCTGGGCAATGCCCATGGAGGTGTATTGGAATGGCGATGGCAGCCTGCCTGCGGCATGCGGTAACGCGGGTGACGTCAGTTGCCTGGGATTGAAGTTGGCGACAGAAAATGGCAAGGCCCGCCCGGACTTTCTGGTTGATGCCGCCGGAGGAAAAGTCAGCAGCGGCCTCTTCATGCGCGACAGCTTTGTGATGACTGCAGCCAACGCGCCGCAGGGCGAGTTCCGGTTCGAGTTTCAGGCAGATCCTGAAATGCTGGCGTTGGCGCGCACCTTGCAACCTGCGCTGGCGACATGCGGCCCCAAAAATCCGGCACTGTGTGTAGCTATGCAACCGACATTGAAAGTTGGCGGACGCGGGATTTCCGGCACGGCCTTTTTAGCCAATGCCGGCTATCGTGCGTATCTCTACGAAACGCTGCAGGCGCAATTGGTGGATATGGAGACAGCGGCGTTTGCCCAGGTCGCGTATGCCAACGGCGTGCCCTTCATCGCGTTTCGGAGCGTATCCGATCTGGCCGGCGGCAACGACTTCAAAGATGTCGGCGCCTTCTTCGGCAGCGGACTGGCGGAAACCAACGAGGCGAATGTGACGCTGGCGTTTCTGGAGGCCTGGAAGCGGCGTGCCCGCAAACCGTGA